GTTACAATATGCATCTGACTGCGTGCCGCGAGAGCCTCCAATGCAACAATATCTGAAGGGTTGGCCATGGCAACATGGAGCACGTTGCCAGATGACTCCAGCGGAATAGCGGTATATTTTCTGGACGTTGATTCCGGGATGAGTTTCAACAACTCAGGCTGAATAATCAGATGTTTTAGTGATTTCCCCCTAGTTTTTTCAGTCTTATGTTCTTCTGATGGTGGATTCGACATTTTTTTCCCTTTCTATCAATTTCATTCAGGCTTACTTCTCATATTAGATACTGCATCTTTGTACATACTTCTGCTACTTTCGGCAAAACATAGCAATTGAAAAATCACTGAGCTTCCAGGTCTTCCGGGTTACTATGATTGATAAAGCTATATAGCTCTTCTTTTCTGAATCTAATTACCTTTTTTGGTCCAAGGCGGTATGATTTCAGTTGCCCTTTCTTTTCCCAGCGTCTCACCGTACCAGGGTGCACGTTAAAGAGATGCGCCACTTCATTTACGGTAAGCATTCGGTCAAGATACTCTTCAACGGTTGACATAGATTTGATGGTTTCCTTTCTATAACATTAATAAACTTATTTACTCATTGGTGAACTTTAGTAAGCATTTATTATCATACATAAGTCATATTACGAAAGTGTTAAGAACAGCCCCTTGAAGATTACAAAAGCGTTACAGAGTTATTAAAGTTCATTAACGTGCGTTTCCTGTGATACTAATTACCTATGACTTTATCATACTGATGAGGTAACCTTTTTTGATTTTATTCGTTATAATATTAATGAGGAAATAAGACGTAAGGGAATTTTCATTCAGGAATTGAGGAGGACTAAGATGAAGAAATACTTAACTTTGCTGATTATTTTGGTGGTGGTGGCTTCGTTAGCCGTGGGCTGTAAAGAAACTCCGTCGCTAGTGCCGACACCTGGTCCAACGCCTGCTCCACAACCCGGCCCAGCGCCGGCACCTGCGCCAACGCCGACACCCACTCCGTCGCCGACGCCATCGCCCAGCGGAGAGGAAGATAATTTCAGGATGCTGATAAGCGATGAGGTCAATGCTATTGGAGATTTTGAACATCTCTACGTGACTATTTCCAGTATAGGTGTGCATCAGGGCGGTGAGTCAGGCATGTGGCACGTGCTTGACCCTGAGCCTGACCCCGATGGTGACGGTATTGATGGTCTGGACCTGAAGCCGTTGACGGGGCCGAATGCCATCGCCATCTGGAGCGGAACTCTCCCCG
This genomic stretch from Chloroflexota bacterium harbors:
- a CDS encoding helix-turn-helix domain-containing protein; the encoded protein is MSTVEEYLDRMLTVNEVAHLFNVHPGTVRRWEKKGQLKSYRLGPKKVIRFRKEELYSFINHSNPEDLEAQ